From the Salinibacter grassmerensis genome, one window contains:
- the purE gene encoding 5-(carboxyamino)imidazole ribonucleotide mutase, giving the protein MSTSPAPPVGIAMGSDSDLPVMEDAAEVLDEFDVSYEMRVLSAHRTPGVMKEYAEAAHERGVEVIIAGAGGAAHLPGMLAATTPLPVIGVPVKTSTMNGIDSLLSIVQMPGGVPVGSVAINAADNAALLAVQILGVENPDLRSKMTAYKDDLTEKVGEMDERVSDRSSST; this is encoded by the coding sequence ATGTCTACTTCCCCCGCACCGCCCGTCGGCATCGCCATGGGCAGCGACTCTGATCTTCCCGTCATGGAGGACGCCGCCGAGGTGCTCGACGAGTTTGACGTGTCCTACGAGATGCGGGTCCTCTCCGCCCACCGCACTCCAGGCGTCATGAAGGAGTACGCCGAGGCGGCCCACGAGCGCGGCGTGGAGGTCATTATCGCCGGCGCCGGCGGGGCGGCCCACCTGCCCGGCATGCTCGCCGCCACCACGCCCCTCCCCGTCATCGGCGTGCCCGTAAAAACCAGTACCATGAACGGCATCGACTCGCTGCTGTCCATCGTCCAGATGCCAGGCGGCGTGCCCGTCGGGTCCGTCGCCATCAACGCCGCCGACAATGCCGCCCTGCTGGCTGTTCAAATTCTCGGCGTTGAGAACCCCGACCTCCGGTCCAAAATGACCGCGTACAAGGACGACTTGACGGAGAAGGTGGGGGAGATGGACGAGCGCGTGTCCGACCGCTCGAGCAGCACTTAA